A genomic region of Mus pahari chromosome 22, PAHARI_EIJ_v1.1, whole genome shotgun sequence contains the following coding sequences:
- the Fam214b gene encoding protein FAM214B isoform X1, whose translation MRHVQAELSPSSEPEAGPSQPPVRQGTLQGGLLMGYSPAGGATSPGVYQVSIFSPSAGASEPPRALKRPAPPTEGPRELKRGPGLGAREGLPPEEPSTVGLLSPEGLGLGLGVASQHFSHHGLCVVEQGGSTTSPWTSGTQSMPWPSSNASFNTLHTRDWAFPDQGGQGCLGEPPGPAPSGQLHTLDTDLHNLAQIGGKSPVARVGNGSNPWPRESHGTANGRSPEHTPPGPGPPGPCPTKRRLLPAGEALDVSSEDEGPAPRRRRGTLGCPLAANSSDAKATPFWSHLLPGPKEPVLDPTDCSPVGRRLKGARRLKLSSLRTLRKGPGLLSPPSASPFPTPAVSHTLLGNFEESLLRGRFAPSGHIEGFTAEIGASGSYCPQHVTLPVAVTFFDVSEQNAPAPFLGVVDLNPLGRKGYSVPKVGTIQVTLFNPNQTVVKMFLVTFDFSDMPAAHMTFLRHRLFLVPVGEEGNASPTHRLLCYLLHLRFRSSRSGRLSLHGDIRLLFSRRSLELDTGLPYELQAVTEAPHNPRYSPLP comes from the exons ATGCGCCACGTGCAGGCAGAGCTATCTCCATCCTCAGAGCCAGAGGCTGGCCCTTCACAGCCTCCAGTCAGACAGGGGACCCTCCAGGGTGGCCTGCTCATGGGCTACAGCCCAGCAGGGGGGGCGACATCCCCTGGGGTCTACCAGGTATCCATCTTTTCCCCTTCAGCTGGTGCCTCCGAGCCTCCTAGGGCTCTGAAGCGGCCGGCCCCTCCCACTGAGGGTCCCCGGGAGCTGAAGAGAGGCCCTGGGCTGGGAGCCAGAGAGGGACTACCTCCTGAAGAACCATCTACTGTGGGACTCTTGAGCCCAGAGGGACTGGGTCTGGGACTGGGTGTGGCTAGCCAGCATTtctcccaccatggcctctgtgttGTGGAACAGGGAGGTAGTACCACCTCACCTTGGACTTCAGGGACCCAGAGTATGCCCTGGCCCTCATCAAATGCTTCCTTCAATACTTTGCACACCAGAGACTGGGCTTTCCCAGATCAAGGGGGACAGGGGTGCCTGGGGGAGCCTCCAGGGCCAGCCCCTTCAGGCCAGCTGCACACACTTGACACTGATTTGCACAATCTTGCACAAATAGGGGGTAAGAGCCCAGTGGCTAGGGTGGGCAATGGGAGCAACCCCTGGCCGAGGGAGTCCCATGGAACTGCCAATGGGCGCAGTCCCGAGCACACAccccctggccctggccctccaGGCCCCTGCCCCACCAAGCGAAGGCTGTTGCCTGCTGGAGAAGCCCTTGATGTCAGCTCTGAGGATGAGGGGCCAGCCCCTCGGAGGCGCCGGGGAACCCTGGGCTGCCCTCTTGCTGCCAATAGTTCTGATGCCAAAGCCACACCCTTCTGGAGCCATCTGCTGCCTGGGCCCAAGGAGCCTGTTTTG GACCCAACAGACTGCAGTCCCGTGGGGCGGAGGCTGAAAGGCGCCCGTCGCCTGAAGCT aagCTCCCTTCGAACTCTCCGGAAGGGGCCAGGCCTGCTGAGCCCTCCCAgtgcctcccccttccccacccctgctgtCAGCCACACCCTGCTGGGCAACTTTGAG GAATCATTGCTTCGAGGACGCTTTGCACCATCTGGCCACATTGAGGGCTTTACTGCAGAGATTGGAGCCAGTGGGTCTTATTGTCCCCAACATGTCACTCTGCCCGTCGCTGTCACCTTTTTCGATGTTTCTGAGCAAAATGCGCCGGCCCCCTTCCTG GGAGTCGTGGACCTGAATCCTCTGGGGAGGAAGGGTTACAGTGTGCCCAAGGTGGGCACCATCCAAGTG ACCTTATTTAACCCCAACCAGACTGTGGTGAAGATGTTCCTTGTGACCTTTGACTTCTCGGACATGCCTGCTGCCCACATGACCTTCCTGCGCCATCGCCTCTTCTTGGTGCCTGTGGGTGAGGAGGGAAATGCTAGCCCCACCCACCGCCTCCTCTGCTACTTGCTGCACCTCAG GTTCCGGAGCTCTCGCTCAGGCCGCTTAAGCCTGCATGGAGATATCCGCCTGCTTTTTTCCCGCCGGAGCCTGGAGCTGGACACAGGGCTCCCCTATGAACTACAGGCTGTGACTGAGGCCCCCCATAATCCACGTTATTCACCTTTGCCCTGA
- the Fam214b gene encoding protein FAM214B isoform X2, translating to MRHVQAELSPSSEPEAGPSQPPVRQGTLQGGLLMGYSPAGGATSPGVYQVSIFSPSAGASEPPRALKRPAPPTEGPRELKRGPGLGAREGLPPEEPSTVGLLSPEGLGLGLGVASQHFSHHGLCVVEQGGSTTSPWTSGTQSMPWPSSNASFNTLHTRDWAFPDQGGQGCLGEPPGPAPSGQLHTLDTDLHNLAQIGGKSPVARVGNGSNPWPRESHGTANGRSPEHTPPGPGPPGPCPTKRRLLPAGEALDVSSEDEGPAPRRRRGTLGCPLAANSSDAKATPFWSHLLPGPKEPVLDPTDCSPVGRRLKGARRLKLSLRTLRKGPGLLSPPSASPFPTPAVSHTLLGNFEESLLRGRFAPSGHIEGFTAEIGASGSYCPQHVTLPVAVTFFDVSEQNAPAPFLGVVDLNPLGRKGYSVPKVGTIQVTLFNPNQTVVKMFLVTFDFSDMPAAHMTFLRHRLFLVPVGEEGNASPTHRLLCYLLHLRFRSSRSGRLSLHGDIRLLFSRRSLELDTGLPYELQAVTEAPHNPRYSPLP from the exons ATGCGCCACGTGCAGGCAGAGCTATCTCCATCCTCAGAGCCAGAGGCTGGCCCTTCACAGCCTCCAGTCAGACAGGGGACCCTCCAGGGTGGCCTGCTCATGGGCTACAGCCCAGCAGGGGGGGCGACATCCCCTGGGGTCTACCAGGTATCCATCTTTTCCCCTTCAGCTGGTGCCTCCGAGCCTCCTAGGGCTCTGAAGCGGCCGGCCCCTCCCACTGAGGGTCCCCGGGAGCTGAAGAGAGGCCCTGGGCTGGGAGCCAGAGAGGGACTACCTCCTGAAGAACCATCTACTGTGGGACTCTTGAGCCCAGAGGGACTGGGTCTGGGACTGGGTGTGGCTAGCCAGCATTtctcccaccatggcctctgtgttGTGGAACAGGGAGGTAGTACCACCTCACCTTGGACTTCAGGGACCCAGAGTATGCCCTGGCCCTCATCAAATGCTTCCTTCAATACTTTGCACACCAGAGACTGGGCTTTCCCAGATCAAGGGGGACAGGGGTGCCTGGGGGAGCCTCCAGGGCCAGCCCCTTCAGGCCAGCTGCACACACTTGACACTGATTTGCACAATCTTGCACAAATAGGGGGTAAGAGCCCAGTGGCTAGGGTGGGCAATGGGAGCAACCCCTGGCCGAGGGAGTCCCATGGAACTGCCAATGGGCGCAGTCCCGAGCACACAccccctggccctggccctccaGGCCCCTGCCCCACCAAGCGAAGGCTGTTGCCTGCTGGAGAAGCCCTTGATGTCAGCTCTGAGGATGAGGGGCCAGCCCCTCGGAGGCGCCGGGGAACCCTGGGCTGCCCTCTTGCTGCCAATAGTTCTGATGCCAAAGCCACACCCTTCTGGAGCCATCTGCTGCCTGGGCCCAAGGAGCCTGTTTTG GACCCAACAGACTGCAGTCCCGTGGGGCGGAGGCTGAAAGGCGCCCGTCGCCTGAAGCT CTCCCTTCGAACTCTCCGGAAGGGGCCAGGCCTGCTGAGCCCTCCCAgtgcctcccccttccccacccctgctgtCAGCCACACCCTGCTGGGCAACTTTGAG GAATCATTGCTTCGAGGACGCTTTGCACCATCTGGCCACATTGAGGGCTTTACTGCAGAGATTGGAGCCAGTGGGTCTTATTGTCCCCAACATGTCACTCTGCCCGTCGCTGTCACCTTTTTCGATGTTTCTGAGCAAAATGCGCCGGCCCCCTTCCTG GGAGTCGTGGACCTGAATCCTCTGGGGAGGAAGGGTTACAGTGTGCCCAAGGTGGGCACCATCCAAGTG ACCTTATTTAACCCCAACCAGACTGTGGTGAAGATGTTCCTTGTGACCTTTGACTTCTCGGACATGCCTGCTGCCCACATGACCTTCCTGCGCCATCGCCTCTTCTTGGTGCCTGTGGGTGAGGAGGGAAATGCTAGCCCCACCCACCGCCTCCTCTGCTACTTGCTGCACCTCAG GTTCCGGAGCTCTCGCTCAGGCCGCTTAAGCCTGCATGGAGATATCCGCCTGCTTTTTTCCCGCCGGAGCCTGGAGCTGGACACAGGGCTCCCCTATGAACTACAGGCTGTGACTGAGGCCCCCCATAATCCACGTTATTCACCTTTGCCCTGA